From one Phycisphaerae bacterium genomic stretch:
- a CDS encoding efflux RND transporter periplasmic adaptor subunit yields the protein MVAALKVVILVAVAAIIVYWVRFAPVAVATQAVEQGSVIAEAMGTGTLEARIKATISPKISGRISAVLVDQGDRVEAGQELVRLDDSELQRQVEVSESAVGAAHAAVDRQKADRARALAVLDQARYDYDRIKKLIEQNAAAETEFEDATKTLRVAEAEVARADAALLEAQKQLVAAQKTLEYQQAKLADTVVRAPCAGLIARRDRDPGDVVVPGTSVLLLLDTGEMWVTAWVDETEMGRLSPSQPARVVFRSEPQKSYSGEVARLGRETDRETREFLVDVRVADLPANWAAGQRAEVYIETGRAEQAVRVPARFILWRDSRPGVFVEQAGRAAWRAVQPGLRGRDLVEIRDGLRPGERLITPAKADAGPLRDGQRVILP from the coding sequence ATCGTTGCGGCGCTGAAAGTCGTCATCCTCGTGGCGGTCGCTGCGATCATCGTGTACTGGGTCCGTTTCGCGCCCGTGGCCGTGGCGACGCAAGCTGTCGAGCAGGGATCGGTCATCGCGGAGGCGATGGGAACGGGTACGCTGGAAGCGCGCATCAAGGCCACGATCAGCCCGAAGATCTCTGGTCGCATTAGCGCGGTGCTCGTTGATCAGGGTGACCGCGTCGAAGCGGGCCAGGAATTGGTGCGGCTGGATGACAGCGAACTGCAGCGTCAAGTCGAGGTTTCCGAGAGCGCGGTCGGTGCGGCGCACGCGGCGGTGGACCGCCAGAAAGCGGATCGTGCGCGGGCGCTCGCAGTCCTCGATCAGGCGCGCTATGACTACGACCGGATCAAGAAGCTCATCGAGCAGAACGCGGCGGCGGAGACCGAATTCGAGGACGCGACCAAGACACTGCGGGTTGCCGAAGCCGAGGTGGCACGGGCCGACGCGGCCTTGCTCGAGGCGCAGAAGCAACTGGTCGCTGCGCAGAAGACGTTGGAGTACCAGCAAGCCAAGCTGGCGGACACGGTGGTCCGCGCGCCCTGTGCGGGACTGATCGCCCGGCGCGACCGCGACCCGGGCGACGTCGTCGTCCCAGGCACCAGTGTGCTGCTGTTGCTCGATACCGGCGAAATGTGGGTCACTGCATGGGTTGACGAGACGGAAATGGGCCGACTCAGCCCCAGCCAGCCCGCGCGAGTTGTGTTCCGCTCGGAGCCGCAGAAGAGCTACAGCGGTGAGGTCGCGCGACTCGGGCGCGAGACCGATCGGGAAACGCGGGAGTTCCTGGTCGATGTCCGCGTAGCGGACCTGCCCGCGAACTGGGCGGCGGGTCAGCGGGCGGAGGTTTACATCGAAACGGGCCGTGCCGAGCAGGCTGTGCGTGTGCCCGCGCGTTTCATCCTCTGGCGCGACAGCCGCCCCGGCGTGTTTGTCGAACAGGCGGGACGGGCTGCGTGGCGGGCCGTGCAACCCGGTTTGCGGGGTCGCGACCTCGTGGAAATTCGTGACGGTCTGCGTCCTGGCGAACGGCTCATCACGCCCGCCAAGGCGGACGCCGGGCCACTGCGCGATGGCCAGCGGGTGATCTTGCCATGA
- a CDS encoding cytochrome c biogenesis protein CcdA gives MLESLAENLAEIVKTNMWLAPLAALVGGLLTAANPCVLAAAPLMVGYVAGQENKSLARSFLLSLTFAIGLTIMFGLIWFGVWSASSLLPSTWWKYIAAVVCFLMGLHLLGVLHFTVPTPAGLQPKQKGFVGALLLGLLFGLISLPCAGPVLGALIVVTPLYGMAFGIMLLVAYSLGHCGLVIVGGTSIGFVQRLADSKGWTRGTDMLRRIAGVLIIAVGVWVLFFV, from the coding sequence ATGCTCGAGTCGTTGGCTGAGAATCTCGCGGAAATCGTGAAGACCAACATGTGGCTGGCGCCTCTGGCGGCGCTCGTCGGCGGCCTGCTGACCGCCGCCAACCCGTGCGTACTGGCCGCCGCGCCGCTGATGGTCGGGTACGTCGCCGGACAGGAAAACAAGAGCCTGGCTCGCTCGTTTCTGCTTTCGCTGACGTTCGCGATCGGCCTGACGATCATGTTCGGACTGATCTGGTTCGGCGTGTGGTCGGCCAGTTCGCTGCTGCCGTCCACCTGGTGGAAGTACATCGCGGCGGTGGTGTGTTTCCTGATGGGCCTGCACCTGCTCGGCGTTCTGCATTTCACGGTCCCGACGCCGGCAGGTTTGCAGCCCAAACAGAAGGGCTTCGTTGGCGCACTGCTGCTCGGACTGCTGTTCGGCTTGATTTCGCTGCCGTGCGCCGGGCCGGTGCTCGGGGCGCTAATCGTGGTCACGCCTCTTTACGGCATGGCGTTCGGGATCATGCTCCTGGTCGCATACAGCCTCGGGCACTGCGGATTGGTGATCGTGGGTGGAACGTCGATCGGCTTCGTGCAGAGGTTGGCTGACTCGAAGGGTTGGACGCGCGGGACGGACATGCTCCGGCGGATCGCGGGCGTTTTGATTATTGCGGTTGGTGTGTGGGTACTCTTCTTCGTTTGA
- a CDS encoding ABC transporter ATP-binding protein produces MRDATLCVEPGQCAALIGPSGAGKSTFLTAVGLINPPTAGQIRIAGQLVMDGPRALTDPRRFRRQHIGYVTQKANLVGFLTARENVELAMRLNGVSASPARRRALELLDYLGVRERADGYPPELSGGEQQRVAIARALANRPGVVLADEPTAALDGHRGRQVMELFQKVAHEQGAGIIVVTHDQRALDVFDVIYEMEDGVIRRGSARAAEAALAGASDGGSGST; encoded by the coding sequence ATGCGCGATGCCACGCTCTGCGTTGAGCCCGGCCAGTGCGCCGCCCTGATCGGCCCGAGCGGCGCCGGTAAATCAACGTTCCTGACCGCGGTCGGACTGATCAACCCGCCGACTGCCGGGCAGATTCGAATCGCCGGCCAGCTCGTGATGGATGGCCCTCGGGCGCTGACCGACCCGCGGCGGTTCCGGCGTCAGCACATCGGTTACGTGACGCAGAAGGCCAACCTGGTCGGCTTTCTTACCGCGCGCGAAAACGTGGAGCTCGCGATGCGGCTGAATGGAGTATCTGCGTCGCCGGCGCGCCGTCGCGCGCTGGAGCTACTGGACTATCTCGGCGTGCGCGAACGGGCCGACGGATATCCGCCCGAACTGTCCGGCGGTGAGCAGCAGCGCGTCGCGATCGCCCGCGCCCTGGCCAACCGCCCCGGCGTTGTGCTGGCGGACGAACCCACCGCCGCACTGGACGGGCACCGCGGACGGCAAGTAATGGAGCTTTTCCAAAAGGTCGCGCACGAGCAGGGCGCGGGGATCATCGTGGTGACCCACGACCAGCGTGCGCTCGACGTGTTCGACGTGATCTACGAAATGGAAGACGGCGTCATTCGGCGTGGCAGCGCGCGCGCTGCGGAAGCTGCGCTGGCGGGTGCATCCGATGGCGGTAGTGGATCGACGTGA
- a CDS encoding ABC transporter permease gives MNLASRDIRHNLGRFALTTLGIGTLLMIVMGMGGIYRGLIFEATMLVDEVGADLWIVQRATRGPFAEISRVPQTMVDRVAAVPGVELARQFVYHTVQRERDGKPLRMAVLGLDWPVDKGAWLPLVAGRALAQNHFEMIADRVLKLPLGERLRLGKETYTVVGLTQGMTDTSGNGFAFFTVQDAQAVQFDRPGEAIRLERAAREARTGTVDIGKTQPALLERAGGPAAGIPVLPPREISAVIARVAPGADDSAIVSTLSGWADVTVYRREAENDLLLLGVVEKARRQLGLFRVLLTIVSGIIMALILYTLTLDKLHDIALLKLIGASNRTILGLILQQALAMGALGYGIAYLLGLRLFPLFPRRVVLTSDDLVQLAVVVGGISVLASLLGIWKALRVQPNVALMG, from the coding sequence ATGAACCTGGCCAGCCGCGACATCCGCCACAACTTGGGGCGGTTCGCCCTGACCACGCTCGGAATCGGCACGCTCTTGATGATCGTCATGGGGATGGGCGGCATCTACCGCGGGCTGATCTTCGAGGCCACGATGCTCGTGGACGAGGTGGGCGCGGACTTATGGATCGTGCAGCGCGCCACGCGCGGGCCGTTCGCCGAAATTTCGCGCGTGCCCCAGACGATGGTTGATCGAGTCGCCGCTGTTCCGGGAGTCGAGCTGGCCCGCCAATTCGTGTATCACACGGTGCAGCGCGAACGCGACGGCAAGCCGCTGCGTATGGCGGTGCTCGGCCTGGACTGGCCTGTGGACAAGGGCGCGTGGCTACCACTCGTCGCTGGCCGCGCGCTCGCCCAAAACCACTTCGAGATGATCGCGGACCGCGTGCTGAAGCTGCCGTTGGGCGAACGGTTGAGGCTGGGCAAGGAGACATACACGGTAGTCGGGCTCACACAGGGCATGACGGATACTAGTGGCAACGGCTTCGCCTTTTTCACCGTGCAGGACGCGCAAGCCGTCCAGTTCGACCGGCCGGGCGAAGCGATCCGCCTGGAGCGGGCAGCCCGCGAGGCGCGCACGGGGACGGTGGATATCGGCAAGACGCAGCCGGCGCTGCTGGAACGGGCGGGCGGACCCGCCGCGGGCATCCCTGTACTGCCGCCGCGCGAGATCAGCGCCGTAATCGCGCGGGTCGCGCCGGGGGCAGATGACTCCGCGATCGTGAGCACGCTCAGCGGTTGGGCGGACGTCACGGTGTACCGGCGTGAAGCTGAGAACGATCTACTGCTGCTCGGTGTCGTGGAAAAGGCCCGTCGTCAACTAGGGCTGTTTCGAGTGCTCCTGACGATCGTGTCCGGGATCATCATGGCCCTGATCCTGTACACACTGACCCTCGACAAGCTCCACGATATCGCCCTGCTCAAGCTCATCGGCGCCTCCAACCGCACCATTCTGGGGTTGATCCTCCAGCAAGCGCTCGCCATGGGCGCGCTGGGATACGGAATTGCGTATCTCCTGGGGCTGCGGCTGTTTCCGCTTTTTCCGCGGCGGGTCGTGTTGACCAGCGACGACCTGGTCCAACTCGCAGTTGTCGTCGGTGGCATCTCCGTGTTGGCCAGCCTGCTTGGAATCTGGAAGGCGCTGCGCGTGCAGCCCAATGTGGCTCTGATGGGATGA